The following proteins are co-located in the Pseudarthrobacter siccitolerans genome:
- a CDS encoding glycogen/starch synthase, which translates to MLTDPSVPANGTRDGVLLKVEPPEGAFTAPALTLQRVLFASAEAYPFMKVGGLADVSSALPKRLSRLGFDVRLVIPAYRGLGGSPVLTIDVPLGPIAERVIVRRLPSLGGVDVIALDAPGWFDRELPYSYQDNDVMPFVLFSKAVTALAAQGEWLPDIIHCNDWHCGLVAQEVRQGLHRQALAGTGIVFTIHNIAYQGPVGAATDQLIGLPQGGSLLERGIAFADRINTVSPRYMEEILTPAQGAGLDGLLRARRGAARGILNGVDYDEFSPGVDPWIDTRYNGDFIAGKGANKKVLQKLSNLEPAPDRPVFGMVARLVSQKGISLLTSALEQFVARGAQVVVLGEGAPRYRRQLQSATRSYPGSVSYHPTSSESLARQVYAGSDFFLAPSVFEPCGLTPLIALKYGTIPIVRRTGGLADTVTDYVEDPAEGLGFVFVQRRVTSMLSAVDNALALYSRTPEMNHLQRRAMRADFSWRMPAREYVAVYEEALHSRNIIEVSRGTEQTSQPGLRPRPGSAPLPLALVHHANQFLITDGYQDREGLTSLLRGYSALLRLHEKYRVPLNLHLSGTLIEAAAWHHPWFLAEVRRLRDVGLVSLMGGTYSENVLTAFGREYNRRQLQELFWLYRHHLGCAPGDLEICWVPERVWDTDRLAKVLTDPRLPNGGYRYVLLDDRLLYPSDGAHGVSDRLEFDGADPASPPPSDALRPYRIKGGKGLQIVPMSTRLRYWIPPDDRSHWRSLSRAAELPMAPGDDSILVYADDMEKSAGVGPWHPSALGRYEEFLRWLATQPKLLPVDLSSWLRQRRRSPAVRVVERGTFVELAKDWHAGEDYSGWGKDEAWAPYQEHLARARRVVADAERAGAEPRLTALAWKHVLASGYETAWHDIDHPDRLPAPWAKAVASHVRAACVLAAAAGWFGRQVRPLEAEMIDIDDDGVEELVLRNEHLFAVLAPKHGGRLVYLAYRGPNGGVLVIGNPTDDWNRQEELNTYMDVPANHPGGLADGGGVHDRYDVSIHWGDGIIVSELRNVQEDSPLFGLCKTAVLDDAAPALLVAYDLPAGADGISIHTCLSPDYYRLLRHGVAELQRTGGTSWQGASSRATQVWVALADDEDSAWCDPEAPDPGHGVLISLRAQVGSFHLLIGLGEIDEEAAQEMVKSGRERLATLAAGELTGDRA; encoded by the coding sequence ATGCTTACTGATCCGTCTGTCCCCGCCAACGGGACCAGGGACGGGGTCCTCCTCAAGGTGGAACCGCCGGAGGGCGCTTTCACTGCCCCGGCCCTCACGCTGCAACGGGTGCTCTTCGCCAGCGCCGAGGCGTACCCGTTCATGAAGGTGGGCGGACTGGCTGACGTCAGCAGTGCTCTGCCGAAGAGATTATCCCGGCTGGGCTTTGACGTCCGTCTGGTGATTCCGGCTTACAGGGGCCTCGGAGGCAGCCCGGTGCTGACGATCGATGTGCCGTTGGGTCCGATCGCCGAGCGCGTCATTGTTCGCCGGCTCCCGTCCTTGGGCGGAGTGGACGTAATCGCACTTGACGCTCCGGGGTGGTTCGACCGGGAGTTACCGTACAGCTATCAGGACAACGACGTCATGCCGTTTGTGCTGTTCTCCAAAGCAGTCACAGCGCTGGCTGCCCAGGGAGAGTGGCTTCCGGACATCATTCACTGCAACGACTGGCATTGCGGGCTCGTGGCGCAGGAAGTCCGGCAGGGACTGCACAGGCAGGCGCTAGCAGGAACCGGGATCGTCTTCACCATCCACAACATCGCCTATCAGGGGCCTGTAGGGGCCGCGACCGACCAGCTGATAGGACTGCCGCAGGGCGGAAGCTTGCTCGAACGGGGCATCGCATTCGCAGACCGGATAAACACCGTTAGTCCCCGTTACATGGAGGAGATCCTCACCCCGGCCCAGGGAGCGGGTTTGGACGGGCTGCTGCGGGCCCGCAGGGGCGCCGCCCGCGGCATCCTTAATGGCGTCGACTACGACGAGTTCAGCCCCGGGGTGGACCCGTGGATTGACACCCGCTACAACGGCGATTTCATCGCAGGCAAGGGCGCGAACAAGAAAGTCCTGCAGAAGCTCAGCAACCTGGAGCCCGCTCCAGACCGACCGGTCTTCGGCATGGTGGCCCGGCTGGTATCCCAGAAAGGGATCAGCCTGCTGACTTCCGCTTTGGAGCAGTTCGTCGCCCGGGGAGCCCAGGTGGTGGTGCTGGGTGAGGGTGCGCCCCGGTACCGGCGCCAACTGCAGTCGGCCACCCGGAGTTACCCCGGAAGCGTGAGCTACCATCCCACGTCGAGTGAATCCCTGGCCCGGCAGGTCTACGCCGGCAGTGACTTCTTCCTTGCGCCATCCGTTTTCGAGCCGTGCGGGCTGACGCCGCTGATCGCCCTGAAATACGGCACCATCCCCATCGTGCGCCGCACCGGCGGCCTCGCCGACACCGTGACCGATTACGTCGAGGATCCGGCCGAAGGACTGGGGTTCGTCTTCGTGCAACGCCGCGTCACGTCCATGCTGTCGGCTGTGGACAACGCACTGGCACTCTACTCACGGACGCCCGAAATGAACCATCTCCAGCGGAGGGCAATGAGGGCAGACTTCTCCTGGCGGATGCCTGCGCGTGAGTATGTGGCCGTGTACGAGGAGGCCCTGCACTCACGCAATATCATCGAGGTCAGCCGGGGCACCGAACAGACCAGCCAGCCGGGACTCCGGCCGAGGCCGGGTTCCGCTCCGCTTCCCTTGGCGCTCGTCCACCATGCCAATCAGTTCCTGATTACCGACGGCTATCAGGACCGGGAGGGCCTGACCTCACTGCTTAGGGGGTACAGTGCGCTGCTGCGGCTGCACGAGAAGTACCGCGTCCCGCTGAACCTCCACCTGTCCGGGACACTGATTGAAGCCGCAGCCTGGCACCACCCTTGGTTCCTGGCGGAGGTCCGCCGGCTTCGCGACGTCGGCCTGGTCTCACTCATGGGCGGGACATACTCCGAAAACGTCCTTACCGCCTTCGGCAGGGAATACAACCGGCGGCAACTGCAGGAGTTGTTTTGGCTCTACCGGCACCACCTCGGGTGCGCACCCGGCGATCTGGAGATCTGCTGGGTTCCTGAGCGGGTGTGGGATACGGACCGCCTTGCCAAGGTCCTGACCGACCCTCGGCTGCCGAATGGCGGATATCGTTACGTCCTGCTCGATGATCGGCTGCTGTATCCCTCCGATGGTGCCCACGGCGTCAGCGACAGGCTTGAATTTGATGGCGCTGACCCGGCCAGCCCTCCTCCTTCGGATGCCCTTCGCCCATACCGTATCAAGGGCGGCAAGGGCCTGCAGATCGTGCCGATGTCGACCCGGCTGCGCTACTGGATTCCTCCTGATGACAGGAGCCACTGGCGTAGCCTGTCCCGGGCTGCCGAGCTTCCAATGGCTCCCGGTGATGACAGCATCCTGGTCTACGCGGACGACATGGAAAAGAGCGCGGGAGTGGGGCCGTGGCATCCCAGTGCCCTCGGCCGGTATGAGGAGTTCCTGCGCTGGCTTGCCACCCAGCCCAAGCTTTTACCTGTGGACCTGTCATCGTGGCTTCGCCAGCGCCGGAGGAGCCCGGCTGTCCGGGTTGTGGAACGCGGGACCTTCGTGGAGCTGGCCAAGGACTGGCACGCGGGCGAAGACTACAGCGGCTGGGGCAAGGACGAAGCGTGGGCCCCTTACCAGGAGCACCTCGCCCGGGCCCGCCGTGTAGTGGCCGACGCAGAGCGGGCGGGCGCAGAACCCCGGCTGACGGCGCTTGCCTGGAAGCATGTGCTTGCTTCCGGGTATGAGACGGCATGGCACGACATTGACCACCCCGACCGGCTGCCGGCCCCTTGGGCCAAGGCTGTGGCCAGCCATGTGCGGGCCGCCTGCGTGTTGGCCGCCGCCGCCGGATGGTTCGGCCGGCAGGTCCGCCCGCTGGAGGCCGAAATGATTGACATTGACGACGACGGCGTCGAGGAGCTGGTGCTGCGAAACGAGCACCTGTTCGCGGTGCTCGCCCCGAAGCATGGCGGCCGGCTGGTCTACCTGGCGTATCGGGGCCCTAACGGGGGCGTTTTAGTAATCGGCAACCCTACTGACGACTGGAACCGCCAGGAGGAGCTGAACACTTACATGGACGTGCCAGCCAACCACCCCGGCGGCCTTGCCGATGGCGGAGGCGTCCACGACCGATACGACGTCAGCATCCACTGGGGGGACGGAATCATCGTATCGGAGCTGAGGAACGTGCAGGAGGACAGCCCTCTGTTCGGGTTGTGCAAAACCGCGGTCCTTGATGATGCTGCCCCTGCCCTGCTAGTGGCCTACGACCTGCCTGCGGGGGCAGACGGAATCAGCATCCATACGTGCCTGTCGCCGGACTACTACCGTTTGCTCCGCCATGGCGTGGCAGAGCTGCAGCGTACTGGAGGAACCAGTTGGCAGGGCGCCTCCAGCAGGGCAACCCAGGTATGGGTAGCGCTGGCCGACGACGAAGACAGCGCGTGGTGCGACCCGGAAGCACCGGACCCGGGGCACGGGGTCCTCATCAGCCTGCGTGCGCAAGTAGGCTCCTTCCACCTGCTCATCGGCCTCGGCGAGATTGACGAGGAGGCCGCCCAGGAAATGGTGAAGTCGGGCCGGGAACGGCTCGCCACCCTGGCCGCAGGCGAGCTGACGGGAGACCGAGCGTGA
- a CDS encoding aminoglycoside phosphotransferase family protein — protein MSAPIPDIDARAQRQAIAESLLASPPPLDALPPGRAQVLTRSVVHASRSRPVVRWTVALDSGSGTSTLLAVIGKGYRAGGGEQAWRLLRSLRQAGFDEAELRVPAPYGFDPSRQLLAQEEAPSTTLHSLLDGDPRTAAPEAGRAGRWLARLHHVRGVHAPDLAADFERLKLAQYAEALAGLLPKAAARVAELTAATIEELARTDGPRVLTHGDFQPKNIHLDRYRFVVIDFDRAAWAPAGRDLGHFIGQTLTMGASRHGNLTAAVPWVDAFLEDYSAAGGDEGAVRSVPAYVARTFAEVLFYRLVVRPVRDSSFVPDWLDAWERAVSAAAGGRSR, from the coding sequence GTGAGCGCACCAATCCCTGACATTGATGCACGTGCCCAGCGGCAAGCGATTGCCGAGTCCCTGCTCGCCTCGCCGCCACCGCTTGATGCCCTTCCTCCGGGACGGGCGCAAGTGCTCACACGCTCGGTTGTGCATGCCTCCCGGAGCCGGCCCGTTGTCCGGTGGACCGTAGCCCTTGACTCCGGGTCCGGCACCTCCACTCTGCTCGCAGTGATCGGCAAGGGCTACCGTGCCGGCGGCGGCGAGCAGGCATGGCGGTTGCTCAGGAGCCTGCGTCAGGCCGGCTTCGATGAGGCAGAACTCAGGGTTCCTGCGCCATACGGGTTTGACCCGTCGCGTCAGCTTCTCGCGCAAGAGGAGGCCCCAAGCACCACGCTGCATTCACTCTTGGACGGCGACCCACGAACGGCCGCGCCCGAAGCCGGCCGGGCAGGGCGCTGGCTGGCCCGCCTGCACCACGTCAGGGGCGTTCATGCGCCCGACCTGGCGGCAGACTTCGAGCGGCTCAAGCTGGCCCAGTATGCCGAGGCGTTGGCCGGGCTCTTGCCCAAGGCGGCCGCGAGAGTGGCAGAGCTCACCGCAGCCACCATTGAGGAGCTGGCCAGGACCGACGGGCCCCGCGTGCTCACACACGGCGACTTCCAACCCAAGAACATCCACTTGGACCGGTACCGTTTCGTGGTCATCGACTTCGATCGCGCCGCATGGGCCCCTGCCGGGCGGGACCTCGGCCATTTCATCGGGCAGACCCTGACCATGGGCGCCTCCCGGCACGGAAACCTGACGGCCGCCGTGCCCTGGGTGGACGCGTTCCTGGAAGACTACTCGGCTGCCGGCGGCGATGAAGGTGCAGTCCGGTCCGTCCCCGCCTACGTTGCCCGCACCTTCGCCGAGGTCCTTTTCTACCGCCTCGTAGTTCGCCCGGTCAGGGACTCCTCGTTCGTCCCTGACTGGTTGGACGCCTGGGAACGGGCTGTGAGCGCCGCCGCGGGAGGGAGGTCCCGGTGA
- a CDS encoding ABC transporter ATP-binding protein: MRRTSRRQTPISAAGTPIPVMQAHMILRTFGPFLRPQWPGCLLAALLAVAGTGIALLKPWPLKYLFDEVLLPTGNPTSQDIQYILVLVVAALAGIAVLDSLVGAARSYILTVVGERVSASIRTKLYDHLQRLPLAYHEGTPTGELTTRLTGDVDKVRALLTVTLVDASTHVLTLAGMAGVLLVMDWQLSLALLLVLPLLLLTVSSFRARIRTVEENARDSEGDLAAVAQESLVAIKLVKAAGREDDESKRFRRHSDAAVTAVLRSARTSAAFGAAVDAVVAVATTGLIWLGAQRVLKGALTPGDLVIFTSYLRDFFGPTRALSKLPAQLARAGVRAARIADTLRRSPDIQDKPGALPAGPPRKQLSLHGVGFSYTHDRPVLRDVDLTVPVGSTLAVVGPTGAGKSTIAALMCRLQDPTSGRVLLDGTDLRDLTGASLHTQVGLVTQDAVLFRASVRENIAYGRPDASLEEVQDAARAAQAHNFVQALPRGYDTVLAERGATLSGGQKQRLALARGLLQGCPVLVLDEPTTGLDAQSEHALLEALLRVASGRTTVIITHRMAAAMAADEIVVLDAGRVVERGTHHRLIARGGLYAEMCRLQGITGLRPAWNGTSHGNGRHPSPQSEVEADQPTTYLRGSRP; this comes from the coding sequence GTGAGACGAACCAGCCGGCGCCAGACTCCCATCTCTGCGGCAGGCACTCCTATTCCCGTCATGCAGGCCCACATGATCCTGCGTACCTTCGGACCGTTCCTGCGCCCGCAATGGCCCGGCTGCCTGCTGGCCGCGCTGCTCGCGGTCGCCGGGACGGGCATCGCGCTGCTCAAGCCATGGCCGCTGAAGTATCTCTTCGACGAAGTGCTGTTGCCCACCGGGAACCCCACCAGCCAGGACATCCAGTACATCCTGGTCCTGGTCGTCGCGGCGCTGGCCGGCATCGCCGTCCTGGACTCCTTGGTCGGCGCAGCCCGAAGCTATATCCTCACCGTGGTCGGCGAACGCGTCTCGGCATCAATCCGTACCAAGCTCTACGATCACCTGCAGCGGCTGCCCCTTGCGTATCACGAAGGGACACCAACAGGTGAACTGACCACCCGCCTGACTGGAGACGTCGACAAGGTGCGGGCACTGCTTACCGTGACGCTCGTTGACGCCTCAACGCACGTGCTCACACTGGCCGGCATGGCCGGGGTGCTGCTGGTCATGGACTGGCAACTGAGCCTGGCGCTGCTGTTGGTGCTGCCACTGTTGCTCCTCACGGTGTCCAGCTTTCGAGCCCGCATCCGCACAGTGGAGGAAAACGCGCGCGACAGCGAGGGCGACCTGGCAGCGGTAGCGCAGGAGTCACTGGTAGCGATCAAGCTGGTCAAGGCCGCAGGACGGGAAGATGACGAGTCCAAGCGCTTCCGTCGCCACTCCGATGCCGCAGTCACTGCTGTGCTGCGCTCGGCGCGGACAAGCGCCGCATTTGGCGCCGCCGTGGACGCTGTGGTGGCTGTAGCCACCACAGGTCTGATCTGGCTTGGAGCCCAGCGTGTGCTCAAAGGCGCGCTGACACCAGGAGACCTGGTCATCTTCACCTCCTACCTGCGTGACTTCTTCGGCCCAACACGCGCCCTGTCCAAGCTGCCCGCCCAGCTGGCCCGAGCCGGCGTGCGCGCGGCCCGCATCGCCGACACCCTCCGGCGCAGCCCTGACATCCAGGACAAACCCGGTGCCCTTCCCGCCGGCCCACCCCGGAAGCAGCTGAGCCTGCACGGGGTCGGATTTTCCTACACCCACGACCGCCCCGTCCTGCGGGATGTGGACCTGACGGTCCCAGTGGGCAGCACCCTGGCAGTTGTCGGACCCACCGGGGCCGGGAAGTCCACAATCGCTGCCCTTATGTGCCGGCTGCAGGACCCCACCAGCGGCCGGGTCCTCCTGGACGGGACGGACCTGCGTGACCTGACTGGCGCCAGCCTGCACACCCAAGTGGGGCTGGTTACCCAGGACGCCGTGCTGTTCCGGGCATCCGTACGGGAGAACATTGCGTACGGCCGGCCCGATGCCTCGCTGGAAGAGGTCCAGGACGCAGCCCGCGCGGCCCAGGCCCACAACTTCGTGCAGGCGCTGCCCCGCGGCTACGACACCGTGCTGGCTGAGCGCGGGGCAACGCTGTCCGGAGGCCAGAAACAGCGGTTGGCACTGGCGCGCGGATTGCTGCAGGGCTGCCCGGTCCTCGTGCTCGACGAACCGACGACGGGTCTGGATGCCCAATCCGAGCACGCGCTGCTGGAGGCCCTCCTGCGCGTGGCATCCGGGCGGACCACAGTGATCATCACGCATCGCATGGCCGCGGCCATGGCAGCAGACGAGATCGTCGTCCTTGATGCGGGCCGGGTAGTGGAACGCGGTACCCACCACAGGCTCATCGCCCGCGGCGGCCTGTATGCCGAGATGTGCCGTCTGCAGGGCATCACCGGCTTACGCCCCGCATGGAACGGCACCAGCCACGGCAATGGGCGCCACCCCTCACCACAGTCCGAAGTCGAAGCTGACCAGCCCACTACCTACCTGAGAGGAAGCCGACCATGA
- a CDS encoding phosphotransferase family protein, protein MNRTQIPSQHRDIKEQQVNRAERVCAPEFLNRYVRPHLIPAVPGASDGGTWTTKVIQLDGSGAATVEINLDDGPPVFAKLFPFEDGPAVHAKLQAMRNAGLGAGSPFQAVEPLAWCGDEKVLLCRGAPGKALSEVLDDGAELTEGCARAGSWLAHLHKVDLRVGAPHSLLVTGELTSLAKRLVRVATDRPGYAEVALGMLERLDDLTHDTVDSVHAQSHGQYRPIHVFLTEETVTVIDLDRSAPADPARDVAEFLHRLRQGVHSATGDISRADQPCDAFLGAYREAAGVERLRNLRFHWCRYIFHSLNRDVKNGAADWHNGANDVFRRYREEFYRVAEGRAGA, encoded by the coding sequence ATGAACCGCACCCAAATCCCGTCCCAACACCGCGATATCAAGGAGCAGCAGGTCAATCGTGCCGAACGGGTCTGTGCACCGGAGTTCCTCAACCGCTATGTCCGCCCACACTTGATTCCGGCTGTTCCGGGCGCCTCGGACGGAGGCACGTGGACAACAAAGGTGATTCAGCTGGACGGATCGGGGGCCGCCACTGTAGAGATCAATCTCGACGACGGCCCCCCTGTTTTCGCCAAGCTGTTCCCCTTCGAGGATGGCCCTGCCGTGCACGCAAAATTGCAGGCCATGCGCAACGCCGGGCTGGGGGCCGGCTCCCCGTTCCAGGCTGTCGAGCCGTTGGCGTGGTGCGGGGACGAAAAGGTCCTGCTGTGCCGGGGAGCCCCGGGCAAAGCACTGTCGGAAGTGCTCGACGACGGCGCTGAACTCACCGAGGGCTGCGCCCGCGCGGGATCATGGCTGGCCCACCTGCATAAGGTGGATCTCCGGGTCGGGGCCCCACACTCCCTACTCGTGACAGGGGAACTGACGAGCCTGGCCAAACGCCTTGTCAGAGTGGCGACTGACCGTCCTGGCTACGCTGAGGTGGCATTGGGCATGCTCGAACGGTTGGACGACCTCACCCATGACACCGTGGACAGCGTCCATGCCCAAAGCCACGGGCAGTACCGGCCGATCCACGTCTTTCTGACCGAGGAAACCGTTACGGTGATTGACCTCGACCGCAGCGCCCCGGCGGACCCCGCCCGCGATGTGGCCGAGTTCCTCCACCGGCTCCGCCAAGGCGTTCACTCAGCCACCGGCGACATTTCCCGCGCCGACCAGCCGTGCGACGCTTTCCTCGGCGCGTATCGGGAGGCAGCCGGCGTCGAACGGCTGCGAAACCTGCGGTTCCACTGGTGCCGGTATATATTCCACAGCCTCAACCGCGACGTGAAAAACGGGGCCGCCGACTGGCACAACGGTGCAAACGATGTCTTCCGACGTTACCGGGAGGAGTTCTACAGGGTGGCAGAAGGGCGGGCAGGCGCATGA
- a CDS encoding phosphotransferase enzyme family protein, with the protein MTSTMGVLLDRAGAELPLSELASLWPLGGWNSVAPVAGGKNEHLRVEATDGVHYLRRSYRSKPHEELARQLRLMRLLRERGFPAPEVAPATSGKDHAELDGRLWIATRGVEGTPFIDASPAHVQAMGRTLARYHQTVADLPAAVAEPAVLLELRTRANDEGVEPALRNRTAHLVAQLTAVLPHLPRMVVHGGARRGSLVFNGSEVAGVLDFDSAHADVRVLDLAVAVHDVGKVYTRPGEADNKVALDLGRVTDLLAAYSRDLRPTEAEIEALPLLLEAKRLKRGLGRLSRSRHGERLSDNDYTKIRLEDQRIAWLEEHRSALAAAFRKALA; encoded by the coding sequence ATGACGTCGACCATGGGCGTCCTGCTGGACCGTGCCGGGGCGGAGCTCCCGCTGTCCGAGCTCGCGAGTCTGTGGCCACTGGGTGGTTGGAACTCAGTTGCCCCGGTGGCAGGCGGCAAAAACGAGCACCTGCGCGTTGAAGCCACGGATGGTGTCCACTACCTGCGCCGCTCGTACCGGTCCAAACCGCATGAGGAACTCGCCCGCCAACTCCGCCTCATGCGGCTGCTCCGGGAGCGGGGATTCCCCGCACCGGAGGTGGCCCCGGCCACCTCCGGCAAGGACCATGCCGAGCTGGACGGCCGGTTATGGATCGCAACGCGGGGAGTCGAAGGGACACCGTTCATCGATGCATCGCCGGCGCATGTGCAGGCTATGGGACGAACACTTGCCCGGTACCACCAGACCGTGGCCGACCTTCCAGCGGCAGTGGCCGAACCCGCCGTGCTGCTTGAGTTGCGCACGCGGGCAAATGACGAAGGGGTAGAGCCGGCCCTGAGAAACCGGACCGCGCACCTGGTCGCACAATTAACCGCAGTCCTGCCGCACCTGCCCCGGATGGTGGTGCACGGCGGCGCCCGACGAGGCAGCCTGGTATTCAACGGCAGCGAGGTAGCGGGCGTCCTGGACTTCGACAGTGCCCACGCGGACGTGCGGGTCCTGGACCTCGCCGTCGCCGTGCACGACGTCGGCAAGGTCTACACCCGACCAGGCGAAGCCGACAATAAGGTCGCCCTCGACCTCGGCCGGGTCACTGACCTGCTGGCCGCATACAGCCGGGACTTGCGGCCCACCGAGGCAGAGATCGAGGCGCTGCCGCTGCTGCTGGAGGCCAAACGGTTGAAGCGCGGCCTGGGACGGCTCAGCCGGTCACGGCACGGCGAGAGGCTCTCCGACAATGACTACACGAAGATCCGGTTGGAAGACCAGCGGATCGCTTGGCTGGAGGAGCACCGCAGCGCATTGGCGGCCGCTTTCCGGAAAGCCCTGGCGTAG
- a CDS encoding nuclear transport factor 2 family protein, which translates to MGIQEDAAVVRRGYEAFNAGDVEGLLGLFADDAVYRVGGTSGLSGDKQGQQAIMGYFGELFSRSDGTVKVDLQDVIPGERHTVALQTAQAERNGKSMKQNGVLVFTLRDGKVTEVSEFQEDTAVAADFWA; encoded by the coding sequence ATGGGAATTCAGGAAGACGCCGCAGTGGTGCGGCGCGGTTATGAGGCCTTCAACGCCGGCGATGTGGAGGGCCTTCTGGGCCTCTTCGCCGACGATGCGGTCTACCGTGTGGGCGGCACCAGCGGCCTCTCCGGCGATAAACAGGGCCAACAGGCCATCATGGGCTATTTCGGTGAATTGTTTTCCCGGTCAGACGGCACGGTCAAAGTTGACCTGCAGGACGTTATCCCCGGGGAGCGTCACACGGTGGCCCTGCAAACCGCTCAAGCAGAGCGGAACGGGAAGTCGATGAAACAGAACGGCGTCCTCGTGTTCACGCTGAGAGACGGGAAAGTCACGGAAGTCAGCGAGTTCCAGGAGGACACCGCCGTGGCCGCCGACTTCTGGGCCTGA
- a CDS encoding nucleoside deaminase — protein sequence MTETERVTVDPVFEAAYEAAQKSLREGGIPIGAALARGGEVIASGHNERVQNGDPIAHGEMSALRVAGRQKSYRDMTLYTTLAPCAMCTGTIIQFKIPRVVVGEAETFPGEFDLLRSRGVEVVVLNDDRCVDMMRTFQNEHPELWAEDIAE from the coding sequence ATGACTGAAACTGAACGAGTCACCGTAGATCCGGTTTTCGAAGCTGCCTACGAAGCCGCGCAAAAGAGCCTCCGGGAGGGCGGCATCCCGATCGGCGCTGCCTTGGCCCGCGGCGGAGAAGTGATAGCCAGCGGGCACAACGAGCGTGTCCAGAATGGTGACCCGATCGCCCACGGCGAGATGTCTGCACTGCGCGTTGCCGGCCGCCAGAAGAGCTACCGGGACATGACCCTTTACACCACCCTGGCACCTTGTGCGATGTGTACCGGGACCATCATCCAGTTCAAGATTCCGCGCGTGGTGGTGGGCGAGGCAGAGACGTTCCCCGGCGAATTCGACCTTCTGCGATCACGTGGGGTCGAAGTAGTGGTCTTGAACGATGACCGGTGCGTTGACATGATGCGCACGTTCCAGAATGAACACCCTGAACTGTGGGCGGAGGACATCGCCGAGTAA
- a CDS encoding SRPBCC family protein codes for MAGKSKSSNDYEFLTVWRVAGTPHEVVDILGDAGTLARWWPSVYLDVVPLDPGNPDGTGKAFSLRTKGWLPYTLKWQLTVTEPVTEQALALSAHGDLNGTGRWTFEQDGPETVVTYDWRVSTSKPLLRRLSWLLKPAFSANHRWAMARGQEALALELRRRRPGADPAKIPQPAPPTFAGRHRRPTSTTHA; via the coding sequence ATGGCCGGCAAGTCGAAAAGCAGCAACGACTACGAATTCCTGACCGTCTGGCGCGTGGCCGGTACCCCGCACGAGGTGGTGGACATTCTTGGTGATGCCGGAACCTTGGCCCGTTGGTGGCCCTCCGTGTATTTGGACGTTGTGCCGCTGGATCCCGGCAACCCGGATGGGACTGGCAAGGCGTTCTCCCTGCGCACCAAGGGCTGGCTGCCCTACACCCTCAAATGGCAGCTCACTGTCACCGAGCCCGTCACGGAACAAGCGCTCGCCCTCTCGGCCCACGGTGACCTCAACGGCACCGGACGCTGGACGTTCGAACAGGACGGGCCGGAAACGGTGGTCACCTACGACTGGCGGGTCAGTACGTCGAAACCGCTGCTGCGCCGGCTGAGCTGGCTGCTCAAGCCCGCTTTCTCCGCGAACCACCGTTGGGCCATGGCCCGCGGGCAGGAAGCACTCGCCCTGGAACTACGACGACGACGTCCCGGCGCGGATCCCGCCAAAATCCCCCAGCCTGCGCCTCCCACGTTTGCAGGCCGGCACCGCCGGCCCACGAGTACAACGCACGCCTGA
- a CDS encoding TetR/AcrR family transcriptional regulator, which yields MTSTRVPARQRLLEAADRLFYAEGVHTVGIDRVIEEAGVAKGSLFYNFSGKEELVAAYLAGRDQRRRDRIARYQQGLEDPVEKLLAMFDSLQEAVTEPGYKGCAFANANAEALPDSMEARALRTFRDWLSTMILALCQEAGFDDPAGVAARLELLYDGAVANSQLDAHTDAVRLAKELASMVLSASPKASQ from the coding sequence ATGACTTCCACCCGGGTCCCGGCACGTCAACGCCTCCTTGAGGCGGCAGACAGGTTGTTTTATGCCGAGGGTGTCCACACGGTCGGCATCGACAGGGTCATCGAAGAGGCGGGCGTTGCCAAAGGTTCGCTCTTCTACAACTTTTCGGGCAAGGAAGAGCTCGTCGCCGCCTATCTCGCTGGCCGCGACCAGCGCCGGCGCGACCGAATCGCACGGTACCAGCAAGGGCTGGAAGACCCCGTCGAGAAACTGCTGGCCATGTTTGACAGCCTGCAGGAAGCCGTCACTGAGCCCGGCTACAAAGGCTGCGCATTTGCGAATGCGAATGCGGAAGCACTCCCGGACAGCATGGAGGCCAGGGCGCTGCGTACTTTCCGCGACTGGCTCAGCACCATGATCCTGGCGCTGTGCCAGGAAGCGGGGTTCGATGATCCCGCTGGCGTAGCCGCCCGCCTGGAGCTCCTCTACGACGGAGCGGTGGCCAACTCACAGCTTGATGCGCATACGGACGCGGTCCGACTGGCCAAGGAACTCGCTTCGATGGTCCTGAGCGCTTCACCAAAAGCGTCTCAGTAA